A region of Synechococcus sp. MW101C3 DNA encodes the following proteins:
- a CDS encoding zinc ribbon domain-containing protein produces MERRIPWVWILLGALLLLAPGPAGRLILDLLGGLTLIIVLLPFLLAGGGWVAWRIISSRVRTCPTCGLTTLSAVNCPACGSRLDLDGPQARGVDQQTQAPMDAGLRRNPLSASLFNRSLFIQVDDDPGRDQASRTTGSEREATDVTIDVAARPISDNEPPE; encoded by the coding sequence ATGGAGCGGCGGATTCCCTGGGTCTGGATTCTGTTGGGTGCTCTGCTGCTGCTGGCACCGGGACCTGCTGGACGGCTCATCCTTGATCTGTTGGGTGGACTCACCCTCATCATTGTGCTGCTGCCATTTTTGCTGGCCGGCGGTGGATGGGTGGCGTGGAGAATCATTAGCAGCCGCGTGCGCACTTGTCCCACCTGCGGACTCACCACCCTGTCGGCGGTGAACTGCCCGGCCTGTGGATCCCGACTTGATCTAGATGGACCACAGGCTCGTGGCGTCGATCAGCAAACACAGGCACCAATGGACGCCGGATTACGGCGAAATCCGCTTTCTGCCTCGTTGTTCAACCGCTCTCTTTTCATTCAGGTCGATGACGACCCTGGGAGGGACCAAGCGAGCCGCACGACTGGTTCAGAACGCGAGGCAACCGATGTGACCATTGACGTTGCTGCCAGGCCGATCAGTGACAACGAACCGCCGGAATGA
- a CDS encoding DUF2834 domain-containing protein, which produces MTIPERSERPTFLPITGAPASSHRLQWIYLALAVAGAVLPWLANLEFIQLSNSAFDLGLFLRLANANPAAQSLSRDLFIGATAITIWMVVEARRLQVKGIAICLLCCVTLAFACGAPLFLFLRERRLQELDHTNAASG; this is translated from the coding sequence ATGACAATCCCGGAACGGTCAGAACGGCCCACTTTCCTTCCGATCACAGGGGCGCCCGCCAGTTCGCATCGACTTCAGTGGATCTATCTGGCGTTGGCGGTGGCGGGAGCCGTCCTGCCTTGGCTGGCCAATCTGGAGTTCATCCAGCTCAGCAACAGCGCCTTTGATCTGGGTCTGTTCCTCCGCCTGGCGAATGCCAATCCAGCGGCGCAGTCTCTTTCGCGTGATCTTTTCATTGGCGCTACAGCCATAACCATCTGGATGGTGGTAGAAGCCCGTAGGCTGCAGGTGAAGGGCATCGCGATCTGCCTCCTCTGCTGTGTGACGCTGGCCTTCGCCTGCGGTGCTCCTTTGTTCCTGTTCCTTCGCGAACGGCGGTTGCAGGAGCTGGACCATACCAACGCAGCCAGCGGATAG
- the xseB gene encoding exodeoxyribonuclease VII small subunit, which translates to MTLRKSKPQPKARAAGPLAGVPPDWAAEIGELTYSQALTALELALAQLQSEDLEVERMAELYQRALAYGHRCEAVLQQVEQEVLQLEVNASDQATAAPFIETQP; encoded by the coding sequence ATGACCCTACGCAAAAGCAAGCCACAGCCCAAAGCCCGCGCAGCAGGCCCCCTTGCCGGCGTTCCGCCCGACTGGGCTGCGGAGATCGGCGAACTCACATACAGCCAAGCCCTCACGGCACTGGAGCTGGCCCTGGCCCAGCTCCAGTCGGAGGATCTTGAGGTGGAAAGAATGGCGGAGCTCTATCAGCGGGCACTGGCCTACGGCCACCGTTGCGAAGCCGTACTGCAGCAGGTGGAGCAAGAGGTCTTGCAGCTTGAGGTCAACGCAAGTGATCAAGCCACTGCCGCCCCATTCATCGAGACGCAGCCATGA
- the xseA gene encoding exodeoxyribonuclease VII large subunit produces MNADSATGVLPRFSVAELNVAIGTLIERGFAPRFLIEATVSRPQLKKGHLWLTLMDEEASIAGVVWASQLPRLSFRPGDGDGVTVVGKLNFWPARATLCVQVLDVRPSLSSVLRRFERVRDLLEPSGIFSAARKRPLPALPEAIALLTSVPSAALADMLRTARERWPATRIVILPIPVQGGVEDEICRAIAAAGRHAGALGLEALVLARGGGSREDLSVFDGERLAQALATCPLPVITGLGHESDTTIADLVADYRAATPTAALVALLPDRASALQRLRSLRSQLGGELRWRLQSHRQNLLALAAQRDRCHPARVLQDRRQRLQQLENLREALSPQRLLRRGFCLARGENGQLVRSLRQVGIGQHLQLEWTDGLADVQVTDTSPIGEAMVESFVSLPPS; encoded by the coding sequence TTGAACGCTGACTCCGCCACCGGTGTTCTCCCCCGCTTCAGCGTCGCCGAACTCAACGTGGCGATCGGCACTTTGATCGAGCGGGGCTTCGCGCCACGCTTCCTGATCGAAGCCACGGTGTCCCGGCCTCAGCTCAAGAAGGGTCACCTCTGGCTCACGCTGATGGACGAAGAGGCCTCCATTGCCGGTGTGGTGTGGGCTTCCCAGTTGCCGCGTCTCAGCTTTCGCCCCGGCGATGGGGACGGCGTCACGGTGGTGGGGAAGCTGAATTTCTGGCCGGCGCGGGCCACTCTCTGTGTACAGGTTCTCGACGTTCGGCCAAGCCTCAGCAGTGTGCTGCGTCGTTTTGAGCGGGTCCGCGACCTGCTGGAACCGTCCGGGATCTTCAGTGCCGCCCGCAAACGTCCCCTCCCCGCTCTCCCCGAGGCGATTGCCTTACTCACCAGCGTGCCGAGCGCAGCGCTCGCGGACATGCTTCGCACCGCGCGGGAACGATGGCCGGCCACCCGGATCGTGATCCTGCCGATCCCTGTGCAGGGGGGCGTGGAGGACGAGATCTGTCGTGCCATTGCCGCTGCGGGCCGGCACGCCGGCGCCCTCGGCCTTGAGGCGCTGGTGCTGGCCCGTGGTGGGGGGAGCCGTGAAGATCTCTCCGTCTTCGATGGTGAACGACTGGCCCAGGCTCTGGCAACGTGCCCGCTCCCCGTCATCACCGGGCTCGGCCATGAAAGCGACACCACCATCGCTGACCTGGTGGCGGACTATCGGGCCGCCACACCCACCGCTGCGCTGGTGGCCCTGTTGCCGGACCGCGCCAGTGCCCTCCAGCGCCTGCGCTCGCTCAGGTCCCAGCTGGGCGGCGAATTGCGCTGGCGCCTGCAGAGCCACCGCCAGAACCTGCTCGCCCTAGCGGCCCAGCGCGACCGCTGCCATCCCGCCCGGGTCCTGCAGGACCGTCGCCAGCGGCTTCAGCAATTGGAGAATCTGCGCGAAGCCCTTTCGCCTCAACGCCTGCTGCGTCGGGGCTTCTGTCTGGCCCGTGGCGAGAACGGTCAGCTGGTGCGTTCACTCAGACAGGTGGGCATCGGCCAGCACCTTCAGCTGGAATGGACTGATGGGCTAGCGGACGTTCAGGTCACCGACACCAGCCCCATCGGCGAAGCCATGGTGGAGTCTTTCGTCAGCTTGCCCCCTTCATGA
- a CDS encoding chlorophyll a/b-binding protein — protein sequence MADSTSPRFGFVNFAETWNGRLAMLGFVIGLTTEVLTGQGILSQIGLG from the coding sequence ATGGCTGACTCCACCTCCCCCCGCTTCGGCTTCGTCAACTTCGCGGAAACCTGGAATGGCCGCCTGGCCATGCTGGGCTTCGTGATCGGCCTGACCACCGAAGTGCTGACCGGCCAGGGAATTCTCTCCCAGATCGGCCTGGGCTGA
- a CDS encoding HAD family hydrolase codes for MARLPREPQLVLVTDLDGTLLEGSPAAKGAFYAWLEQRRDRVLHVFSTGRDLASVGRLLLQETIQRPPAPHLVISDVGATVACGTSLALLPGLVDPIDRRWQGCAERLAPLLRNQPGLSPQPVSAHRRLAYDVDLGKLDPGLPSRLSDLGVDCLISADRYLDVLPAGVNKGSTLQALVEWLELDPNTVITAGDSLNDLAMFETGLKGVMVGNAEPALRQELPRLQRTYAARAPGCEGIAEGLRHFGFAHLFD; via the coding sequence GTGGCTCGACTGCCGCGGGAGCCGCAGCTCGTGCTCGTCACCGATCTCGACGGCACGCTGCTGGAGGGCAGTCCGGCGGCCAAAGGCGCCTTCTACGCCTGGCTGGAGCAGCGCCGCGACCGGGTGCTGCACGTCTTCAGCACCGGCAGGGATCTGGCCTCCGTGGGTCGCTTGCTGCTCCAGGAGACCATCCAGCGGCCACCAGCTCCCCATCTGGTGATCAGTGACGTGGGCGCCACCGTGGCTTGTGGCACCAGCCTGGCGCTACTGCCGGGTCTGGTGGATCCGATCGATCGCCGCTGGCAGGGCTGCGCGGAACGGCTGGCCCCTCTGCTGCGGAACCAGCCCGGGCTCAGCCCCCAGCCGGTGAGCGCCCACCGCCGCCTCGCCTACGACGTGGATCTTGGCAAGCTCGACCCGGGCCTGCCGTCCCGCCTGAGCGACTTGGGGGTGGATTGCCTCATCTCCGCCGACCGCTACCTGGATGTGCTGCCGGCGGGAGTCAACAAGGGCTCGACACTGCAGGCACTGGTGGAGTGGCTGGAGCTGGATCCGAACACAGTGATCACCGCCGGCGACAGCCTCAACGATCTGGCCATGTTCGAGACCGGCCTCAAGGGCGTGATGGTGGGCAATGCAGAACCCGCCCTGCGCCAGGAGCTGCCCCGGCTGCAGCGCACCTATGCGGCGCGCGCTCCTGGCTGTGAGGGTATAGCGGAGGGGTTGAGGCATTTCGGCTTTGCCCACCTGTTCGACTGA
- the hrpB gene encoding ATP-dependent helicase HrpB, translating into MQPLGRSFPPASGPSKAPLPIEAVLPDILERLEPAGSTVLLHAPPGAGKTTRVPLALLRRLQEQLPQAEPHTVLMLEPRRLAAKAAAQRLAASLDEAVGGTVGYRVRLEQRCSAATRLEVLTDGLFLRRLQGDPALTGVSCVIFDEFHERRADTDLALALLLESRPLLAPELRLLVMSATLDLTPLARQLPEAAVIRSEGKSFPVQLAYQPPRPQETLEQQVVRGLEQHWLEARGTGETVLVFLPGQREILQCQRAIQATGWGAELELAPLHGGLPLGAQSAAMREARSEAGKVVLASAIAESSLTIAGVRLVIDSGLSRRSRFDHGTGMDGLVTQPASQASATQRQGRAGRLGPGRCLRLWSPAEQQRRPPFDLPELLERDPLPVALQLAQWGAGAGGSLPWLDPPPQQPLLAAIDLLGQLGATDVHGRITAHGRAMAQLGLHPRLAHMLLIAKQRNLLPLACELAVLLEARDPLGLQEAGSDLLRRLDWLRQGGADPRRQLLLQQLAQLQRQAGGWRVAQPLATSGFRASTGGSEAQQAAVLIGLAYPEQVALARQEAGGRFLMRNGRGARLHPGDPLAGAEVLAIARADAGGSEARILLALPLARASLEQLAQLEGSSVATVRWDGQEQRVVAVREHRLGTLVLSRRPWQDAPLDQVQDALMAGLREHGLIALPWSAGSRQLQQRLCLAHRELGPPWPDRSEAALGGDFGAWLGDQLAGRRSLQELQALDLQEALWSGIPWDCRRDLDQLLPAKLLVPSGRLVPIDYGHSPPVLAVRLQEMFGCSRTPALLQGRLNVTLHLLSPAGRPVQITQDLDGFWGSSYRQVRAELRGRYPRHPWPEDPRQALPTSRAKPAARK; encoded by the coding sequence ATGCAACCGCTCGGGCGTAGCTTCCCTCCGGCCTCTGGCCCGTCCAAGGCCCCCCTGCCGATTGAGGCGGTTCTGCCGGACATCCTGGAGCGGCTTGAGCCGGCCGGATCCACAGTGCTGCTGCACGCCCCCCCCGGAGCAGGCAAGACCACACGTGTCCCGCTGGCGCTACTGCGCCGCCTGCAGGAGCAACTGCCCCAGGCTGAACCCCACACCGTTCTGATGCTGGAGCCCCGGCGTCTGGCGGCCAAGGCCGCCGCACAGCGGCTCGCCGCCAGCCTCGATGAAGCGGTGGGCGGCACGGTGGGCTATCGGGTGCGGCTTGAGCAGCGCTGTTCGGCAGCCACCCGGCTTGAAGTGCTGACCGATGGGCTGTTCCTGCGGCGGCTGCAAGGAGATCCCGCACTCACGGGCGTGTCGTGTGTGATCTTCGACGAGTTTCACGAGCGCCGAGCGGACACGGATCTCGCCCTGGCGTTACTACTGGAATCCCGGCCACTGCTGGCGCCGGAGCTGCGCCTGCTGGTGATGTCGGCCACGCTGGATCTCACCCCGCTGGCCCGCCAGCTGCCGGAGGCCGCAGTGATCCGCAGTGAAGGGAAAAGCTTCCCGGTGCAACTGGCGTACCAGCCCCCGAGGCCGCAGGAGACCCTGGAGCAGCAGGTGGTGCGCGGGCTTGAGCAGCATTGGCTGGAAGCCCGCGGCACAGGCGAAACCGTGCTGGTGTTTCTGCCCGGACAGCGGGAAATCCTCCAATGCCAACGGGCGATCCAGGCCACTGGCTGGGGGGCGGAGCTGGAACTTGCCCCCCTGCACGGTGGCTTGCCGCTGGGAGCGCAGTCGGCGGCCATGCGGGAGGCACGCAGCGAGGCGGGCAAGGTAGTGCTCGCCAGCGCCATCGCCGAGAGCTCGCTCACGATCGCGGGTGTGCGTCTGGTGATCGACAGCGGCCTCAGCCGTCGCAGCCGCTTCGATCACGGCACCGGCATGGATGGGCTGGTCACGCAGCCGGCGAGCCAGGCCTCAGCCACCCAGCGTCAGGGCAGGGCCGGACGACTGGGCCCGGGCCGCTGTCTGCGGCTCTGGTCGCCGGCAGAGCAGCAGCGGCGTCCTCCGTTCGATCTGCCGGAGCTGCTGGAGCGGGATCCCCTGCCGGTGGCCCTGCAACTGGCGCAGTGGGGCGCTGGAGCCGGGGGGTCGTTGCCCTGGCTGGATCCCCCCCCACAGCAGCCATTGCTGGCGGCGATCGACCTGCTGGGCCAGCTCGGAGCCACGGACGTCCACGGCCGCATCACGGCCCATGGCCGTGCCATGGCCCAGCTAGGCCTGCATCCCCGGCTCGCCCACATGCTGCTGATCGCCAAGCAGCGCAACCTGCTGCCGTTGGCCTGCGAGCTGGCGGTGCTGCTGGAGGCCCGCGATCCGCTCGGGCTACAGGAAGCCGGCTCGGATCTGCTGCGGCGGCTCGACTGGTTGAGGCAAGGAGGCGCTGACCCTCGCCGTCAGCTCCTGCTCCAACAGCTGGCACAGCTGCAGCGGCAGGCGGGCGGGTGGCGCGTGGCCCAACCGTTGGCGACCAGCGGCTTCAGAGCCAGCACGGGTGGCTCTGAAGCCCAGCAGGCGGCCGTGCTGATCGGCTTGGCCTACCCGGAGCAGGTGGCCCTGGCCCGTCAGGAAGCCGGGGGCCGCTTTCTGATGCGTAACGGTCGCGGCGCCCGGCTCCATCCCGGCGATCCGTTGGCGGGCGCCGAGGTCCTGGCCATCGCCCGGGCCGACGCCGGAGGCAGCGAGGCGCGGATTCTGCTGGCCCTCCCCCTGGCGAGGGCCAGCCTGGAGCAGTTGGCCCAGCTTGAAGGCAGCAGCGTGGCAACGGTTCGCTGGGATGGCCAGGAGCAACGGGTGGTGGCCGTGCGGGAGCACCGACTGGGGACCCTGGTGCTGAGCCGGCGGCCCTGGCAGGACGCCCCGCTCGATCAGGTGCAGGACGCCCTGATGGCGGGCCTGCGGGAGCACGGCCTCATCGCCCTGCCCTGGAGCGCCGGGAGCCGGCAGTTGCAGCAACGCCTCTGCCTGGCCCATCGGGAGCTGGGGCCACCCTGGCCCGACCGGAGCGAGGCGGCCCTGGGGGGTGATTTCGGCGCCTGGCTCGGCGATCAACTCGCCGGCCGGCGTTCCCTGCAGGAGTTGCAGGCGCTCGATCTACAGGAAGCGCTCTGGTCGGGGATCCCCTGGGATTGCCGCCGCGACCTGGACCAGCTCCTGCCTGCCAAGCTGCTGGTGCCATCCGGACGGCTGGTACCGATCGACTACGGCCACTCTCCCCCCGTGCTGGCCGTGCGGCTGCAGGAGATGTTCGGTTGCAGCCGCACGCCGGCGCTGCTCCAGGGGCGCCTGAACGTAACCCTGCACCTGCTCTCCCCCGCGGGCCGCCCGGTCCAGATCACCCAGGACCTCGACGGCTTCTGGGGCAGCAGCTACCGGCAGGTGCGCGCCGAGCTTCGGGGCCGCTATCCGCGCCATCCCTGGCCGGAGGATCCCCGCCAGGCCCTGCCCACGAGCCGCGCCAAGCCCGCTGCCCGGAAATGA
- a CDS encoding DUF2973 domain-containing protein → MDPFLARLFPLLYGACLLGLLWQAFRVMAKGFTAVSRPADLPFPSPFAPVSAQPESTDRTGRLTIHPELLDADGSLTQEDLLTVRFSDGAEETVLPPETP, encoded by the coding sequence ATGGACCCCTTTCTCGCCCGCCTATTTCCCCTCCTCTACGGCGCCTGCCTGCTTGGCCTGCTGTGGCAGGCGTTCCGGGTGATGGCCAAGGGATTCACAGCGGTCTCCCGACCCGCCGATCTCCCGTTTCCCAGCCCCTTCGCCCCGGTCAGTGCTCAGCCGGAGAGCACTGACCGCACCGGCCGTCTCACCATCCACCCGGAGTTACTCGACGCCGACGGCAGCCTTACCCAGGAGGATCTGTTGACAGTGCGCTTCAGTGATGGTGCGGAGGAAACGGTTCTTCCTCCGGAAACCCCTTAG
- a CDS encoding trypsin-like peptidase domain-containing protein, with protein sequence MRRLSLRQLPYLLPLAVLLASPVLTRPAPAPAQAQPGGAPGLSRQSFVADAVRSAGPAVVTIDTERTVVSGGGSGLPRGLMADPFFRQFFNLPQAQQPSQRTERGQGSGVIFQADGLLLTNAHVVENSDRVYVGLKDGRRVEGKVVGLDRLTDLALVRLLSPGPWPVARLGNSDALQVGDWAIAVGNPFGLDNTVTMGIISNLNRNVSKLGITDKRLDLIQTDAAINPGNSGGPLLNADGEVVGINTLVRSGPGAGLGFAIPINRARSIANQLLATGRVDHPMIGVGLDNVPGTNPGSAPRGALVRSVLPGSPAASAGLRPGDVIVAVEGRPLPGPAQMIAAVESNGVGRPMALRIIRNGADIDLQVTPTAMVGQGQRR encoded by the coding sequence ATGAGGCGTTTGTCTCTCCGCCAGCTGCCTTATCTGCTCCCCCTTGCCGTTCTGCTGGCCTCCCCGGTGCTCACCCGGCCCGCTCCTGCGCCGGCCCAGGCTCAGCCAGGCGGTGCGCCTGGGCTCTCCCGGCAGTCGTTCGTCGCGGACGCTGTCCGCAGCGCCGGGCCGGCGGTGGTGACGATCGACACGGAGCGAACGGTGGTGAGCGGTGGCGGCTCAGGGCTGCCGCGCGGCCTGATGGCTGATCCCTTTTTCCGCCAGTTCTTCAACCTGCCCCAGGCTCAGCAGCCGTCCCAGCGCACCGAGCGGGGTCAGGGCAGCGGTGTGATCTTCCAGGCCGATGGCCTGCTTCTGACCAACGCTCACGTGGTGGAGAACAGCGACCGGGTGTATGTGGGCCTCAAGGATGGGCGCCGGGTGGAAGGGAAAGTGGTGGGGCTTGACCGGCTCACCGATCTCGCCTTGGTGCGTTTGCTGAGCCCAGGGCCGTGGCCGGTGGCCAGGCTCGGGAACTCTGATGCGCTGCAGGTGGGCGACTGGGCGATTGCAGTGGGCAATCCCTTCGGTCTCGATAACACCGTGACCATGGGGATCATCAGTAACCTCAACCGCAACGTGAGCAAGCTGGGCATCACCGACAAGCGGCTGGATCTGATCCAGACCGATGCCGCCATCAATCCCGGCAATTCCGGCGGGCCCTTGCTCAATGCCGATGGTGAAGTGGTGGGGATCAACACCCTGGTGCGCTCCGGCCCCGGCGCCGGCCTTGGTTTTGCGATTCCGATCAACCGCGCCCGCAGCATCGCGAATCAGCTGCTGGCCACCGGCCGAGTGGACCACCCGATGATCGGCGTCGGCCTCGACAACGTGCCCGGCACAAATCCAGGCAGCGCCCCGCGCGGTGCCCTCGTGCGCTCGGTGCTGCCGGGCAGCCCTGCCGCATCAGCGGGTCTGCGGCCCGGCGATGTGATCGTGGCGGTCGAGGGGCGTCCGCTGCCCGGCCCCGCCCAGATGATCGCCGCCGTGGAAAGCAATGGTGTGGGCCGGCCGATGGCGTTGCGCATCATCCGGAACGGCGCTGACATCGACCTTCAGGTCACCCCGACCGCCATGGTGGGCCAGGGCCAGCGGCGCTGA